One Papio anubis isolate 15944 chromosome 18, Panubis1.0, whole genome shotgun sequence genomic window, TGATAATGTTCAGTTCCTCAAGCTGGGGCCCTGGTTATGCAAGCGTGTTCACTGTGTGTCATTCCATTGAACTACATATTAGATTTGTGTGCTTTTTGGTGTGTACACTTCAAATGAAAGTTTATATGaagtaaaagaggaaaaaggtaGTGGAATCTCTGTGTGGGCAGGGTTGGTTTATTGCCTGGTACCACAGCATGTGGTCAGATATCCAAGCGACACTCTTTTGTTGGGGACCCTTGAATGTCAGTGTCTGAAGATGGGACATGggtgtttttgttctttctgctatGTTTAACTggaagtctttaggttttcttttaaacctcttttattgAGAAgacaaagtgtttttaaaattagatttgaaAGATACCCAAGATGAGGTAGTGCATCTTCTTTGAGAAACATGTTAGTAGAATTGGAATTtctgttcattcactcattcattcagcaaatacttaaaaGTCAAGTTGAACAGGGTTTATGTCCTCTTGGAGTATATAAAGCACAGCAGAAATTACCAACATTAAATATAAGTGGGATAAGTTATGGAGCGGAAATAGAGACTGCCATGCAAGCCTAGGATAGAAGAACATAGGGTAGTCTTCAGGGGCAGAGAAGACTTCCCCAAGGAAATGATGTTTTCGTTAGGTGACGAATGGAAGAATAGGGGAAAATTcactttttcttaatgaaaatgtCTTGGTGTGAAAGCTTGTATTGATGAAAGTGTCTCATCTTGATGTGAAAACCTTTATTCCTGTCTGATCACCCTGTTAATGTGATTTCAGGTGGAGAGTATAGTGAAGATGATGTAAATGAATTAGTGAAGGAAGATGAAGTGGATGGTGAAGAGCAGACACAGAAAacccaagggaaaaaaagaaaggcccaGAGCATTCCAGCCAGGTGATGCTGCCCTCAAGGCCCTTAGAAGTTAGGGGCTATTGTCACAACCATCCTGATTGCTAAGATTTATCTGGTGATAGATTTAATGAAGCCAGAGTTTCTAATCCTTTTCTCTTTGAGGGAAACATTTGCTGTTATTTTAGGATTAACTTCTTGGTCTCTGGAAAGCTTTAAACATTTTGAGCTTTAATGTAAAAAACATGTTTATAggtaatatgtatatatggttaaaacagaaaattcagtCCCTAAAAAGATGTTTACCCTCTTCCTAGCCCTTGTTGCTTTGCCTCTGAAGAACTATGCTACCAGAGATAGTCTGTGCATGTAAAAgcatatatgtctatattttctttcttccttttttttaagaaaaaaatataaatagtagcatactcattttctcattttcatttctctttatttcacatCTCAGAGATGGTACCATGGCAGTATCTCCTCTTTTACATAGTATTACAGTATATGAATAGGCCTTACTTTATTTAGGCTTTCCTGTATTGAGGGATGTTTAGATTGTATCTAGTCTTTACTACAACAAACAAGACTGCAGTgaatattctttttatacatgtatacaaagtatacataaatacataaatgtatataatgtatacatgtataaatatatctgtaaatgaaacatttagaagtggaattgtttgATCTAAGGTTATATatgcaattaaattaaaaaaatacagatttagcAAATTGCCTCACATAGGCCTGATATGGGCTTATGTTCccatgaaaattatgaaaattctgACAGGCTATTTAACTTAGATAAGGGCATCTTCCATAGAAGTCTTTTACCTCACTTGGGTGTTTCTATCTTCCTGGGCATTGAAGCAAAAAGCAGATTATcatttatgaaaaggaaaaaagaattgtAGATATTAGATGGATTCGCCTAAAGTCAAAATAGTCTAAGAAGCAATGTACTCTTATAAGTCTTGGGCCCAGTTTTtttgttcttgaatttttttttttttttttttttttttttttttttttgaggccgaggtcacAAGCTCTgtagcaggctggagtgcagtggcggatctcagctcactgcagctccagcctcccgggttccgcgccaCTCTCCCGGCCTCAgccaccagtagctgggactacaggcgcccgccatctcgcccggctattttttgtatttcttagtagagagcgggggtttcactgtgcatccaggatggtcaccgatctcctgacctcgtgatccgcccatctcggcctcccaaagtgctgggattacaggcaggccagcCACccagcgcccggcctttttttttgagacagaatacaAACTCTCTGTTATagagggtggagtgcagtggtgtgatctctgttcactgcaacttccgcctcctgggttcaattccctgcctcagccgctgagtagctgggattataggcacccgccaactcgtctggctaatttttgtatttttagtagagacggagtttcaccatgttggccaggctggtcttgaagtgcTGACCTTGTCTCATCTTGATGTGATGAAAGtttatatgaagaaaaagagaaaaaaggtagTGGAATATCTGTgtgggccttggcctcccagagtgctgggattacaggcgtgagccacctcgcctggcctgtcCTTGAATTTTTCTGTATTCCAGCTCTCATGTCTTCCGAAAGTGGGTagaaacatggatttttttctttttccttgagaaCTCTTGGAAGAAATAGTGCAAATAAAGTTGAGGCTCTTCTCAATAGAACTTGTTCTACAAATGGAGTagctttaaaaagtcaacaatatCTGGCACATAAAGTATGTTCTTAGAATGTTCCTCCCGGGCAGATTAATTATGTGATTAGGTGATTTGGATGTTTTCTTTGTGAAAACAGCTGGTCCTGATTTAGAAGGAGAACGCCATACTTTGATTTTAAATGACTGGAGAAAAGTTAGCAATAAGagctcagttctttttttttttttttttttttcaaattttttttttttttcttctacaaaatTTCAGCTTACTTCTTCCACTCACCTCTTCTACTCATTAATCAGTAGtcccagaatttaaaatgttctcGGGTTTACAAGATTGTGTTTGGGATTGAGAGAGGGATAACTGAAATCATTTTGCGCTGTCTGTCTTTCCTTTTGCCTGTGGCTGCTGGTGATTAGGAAGAGAAAACAAGGTGGCCTCTCattagaagaagaggaagaggaggatgccAATTCAGAATCTGAGGGAAGCAGTAgtgaggaggaagatgaaggtGCAGAGCAGGAAAAAGGCATTGGATCAGAGGATGcaaggaaaaagaaggaggacGAACTGTGGGCCAGCTTCCTCAATGATGTGGGACCAAAATCAAAAGTGCCCCCAAGTACACAAGTTAAGGTAAGTTGAGAGATTAATAAGGTGAATGCCTCTCCAGAAATACCCTACATTACTGACATTTGAAGCCTACGGAAATCGACCAAAATGCCTTTTGTTAACAATTGTACTAAGTGAAAAGCAAAGCATTTCCTATGGTAGGAGAATAAGCTTCTCTAATCATATAAATTTCCAATAGGCCTTTAACTAATTAGAGATGAAACATTTAAGAGTAGCtataggctgagtgcagtggcacacgccaacaatcccagcactttgggaggctgaggcaggtggatcatttgaggtcaggagtttgagaccagcctggtcaacatggcgaaaccctgtctctactaaaaatacaaaaattagttgggtgtggtggcggttgcctataatcccagctactttggacgctgaggcaaggagaatcgctttaacctgggaggtgggaaggttgcagtgagccaagattgtgttactgcgctccagcttgggcaacagagtgagacactgtctcaaagaaaaaaaataatgaaaagtagcTATAAACAATATGGTTCATCTTTTGGTGAAACTGATTacgtttcttgtttttttttgtagaaaggagAGGAGACTGAAGAGACAAGTTCAAGTAAATTGTTGGTAAAAGCAGAAGAGctagagaaacctaaagaaacagaaaaagttaaaatcaCCAAGGTGTTTGATTTTGCTGGTGAAGAAGTACGGTAAGTTTCACAAACTTTTCCAAGTTTCACAAACTTTGAAACTAGTGTGAGCATCTCTCTCTAACTGGTGTTAGCCATCTATCCTCATTTCAATCCATCATAATATTTTGGGAGAGTTATATTTGAACTCAAGGAAAACTGGCTCTATAAATTATCAGGGAGCATGAGAAAGGTCCTTTCACATATAGCAGTGTAGTTTTTGAGCTTTACGAAGTGGTCAGCTGAACAGAAGCAAGGGAATATAAGAGTTAAGTGTTTTGTTCCACTTGATCATTGCCGTGTTTTGTGACTTTTGTTAAGTCATGTTTCCCTTTATTACTTTCCTTGACTGCAATCTGAGCCCCATTGAAGTCTGAAATCAGATAAGAAAATGCAAGGAGACAAATTTGGtttcagtattattttctttttctgaaacggagtcttgctctgtagcccaggctagaatgcagtggcatgatctcggctcactgcaatctccgcctcccgtatcccatttcaagcaattctcctgcctcagcctcctgagtagctgggattacaggcacacgccactatacccagctaatttttttgtagtttttttgttttgttttatttttgtttttgtgtttttttagatggagtttcacttccgttgcccaggctggaatgcagggtgcgatctcagctcattgcaatctccacctcccaggttcaagcagttctccttcctcagcctctcgagtagctgggattgcaggcgtgtgccaccatgcccagctaatttttgtgtttttagtagagatggggtttcgccatgttggccaggctggtcttgaacccttgacctcaggtgatccacctgtctcggcctcccgaagtgctaggattacaggcatgagccgccacgcccggccttttttttttttttttttgtgagacagagtcttgctctgtcgcccaagctagagtgcagtggtgcgatcttggctcgtggcgctatctcggctcactgcaagctcca contains:
- the CFDP1 gene encoding craniofacial development protein 1 isoform X2, with the protein product MEEFDSEDFSTSEEDEDYVPSGGEYSEDDVNELVKEDEVDGEEQTQKTQGKKRKAQSIPARKRKQGGLSLEEEEEEDANSESEGSSSEEEDEGAEQEKGIGSEDARKKKEDELWASFLNDVGPKSKVPPSTQVKKGEETEETSSSKLLVKAEELEKPKETEKVKITKVFDFAGEEVRVTKEVDATSKEAKSFFKQNEKEKPPANVPSALPSLPAGSGVTLLPRLISNSCLQAFLPCWPLKVLGLQVKKIKWHEQPFGENWCQETENEHPREVQTGLGELQGGRGDW
- the CFDP1 gene encoding craniofacial development protein 1 isoform X1; translated protein: MEEFDSEDFSTSEEDEDYVPSGGEYSEDDVNELVKEDEVDGEEQTQKTQGKKRKAQSIPARKRKQGGLSLEEEEEEDANSESEGSSSEEEDEGAEQEKGIGSEDARKKKEDELWASFLNDVGPKSKVPPSTQVKKGEETEETSSSKLLVKAEELEKPKETEKVKITKVFDFAGEEVRVTKEVDATSKEAKSFFKQNEKEKPPANVPSALPSLPAGSGLKRSSGMSNLLGKIGAKKQKMSTLEKSKLDWESFKEEEGIGEELAIHNRGKEGYIERKAFLDRVDHRQFEIERDLRLSKMKP